A single Ptiloglossa arizonensis isolate GNS036 chromosome 2, iyPtiAriz1_principal, whole genome shotgun sequence DNA region contains:
- the LOC143155316 gene encoding protein pelota-like, with translation MKLLSKYIDKDGKGSVSLVPENTEDMWHAYNLIIKGDFVKCSTFRKVQMESATGSSNSFKVRTTLTICVEGIDFDTQACVLRLKGKNVEENKYVKMGAYHTLDVEQNGKFTITKTKWDSIFLDRIDTACDPTQTADVAAIVMQEGIAHICLITSNMTIVRTKIDQVIPRKRKGNVSQHEKGLARFFENIMQGILRHINFDIVKCIILASPGFVKDQYMDYMIQQAIKTDNKIILENKSKFLLVHSSSGFKHSLKEILAEPAVISRISDTKAAGEVKALETFYTILQTDPSRAFYGKKHINKAIEAQAIETLLISDKLFRCQDVTLRKEYVEIVENVRDSGGDVKLFSSLHVSGEQLEQLTGIAAILRFPMPELEDESDGESDSDEDN, from the exons atgaaGTTACTGTCAAAGTATATTGACAAAGATGGGAAGGG gaGTGTGTCCCTTGTCCCAGAAAATACAGAAGATATGTGGCATGCATATAATCTCATCATCAAAGGAGATTTTGTTAAATGCTCTACTTTTAG AAAAGTGCAAATGGAATCTGCGACTGGTAGCTCAAATAGTTTTAAAGTCAGAACTACTCTTACAATATGTGTAGAAGGCATTGATTTTGATACACAAGCATGTGTTTTAAGACTAAAGGGTAAAAatgtagaagaaaataaatatgttaAG ATGGGAGCATATCATACATTGGATGTAGAGCAAAATGGAAAGTTTACCATTACTAAAACTAAATGGGATTCCATTTTTTTGGACAGAATCGATACTGCATGTGATCCTACACAG actGCAGATGTTGCTGCTATAGTGATGCAAGAAGGCATAGCACATATTTGCTTAATAACTTCAAATATGACGATAGTACGCACTAAAATAGACCAAGTGATTCCTAGAAAAAGGAAGGGAAACGTTTCACAACATGAAAAG GGTTTGGCAAGGTTTTTTGAAAACATAATGCAAGGAATCTTGAGACACATAAATTTTGATATTGTAAAGTGCATTATTCTTGCTAGTCCTGGCTTTGTTAAAGACCAATATATGGATTATATGATACAACAAGCCATTAAAACAGACAACaaaataatattagaaaataagAGTAAATTCTTGCTTGTCCATTCAAGTTCTGGCTTTAAACATTCTTTAaaag aaattttggctGAGCCAgctgtaatttctcgaatttctgATACAAAAGCAGCAGGTGAAGTAAAAGCTCTGGAAACATTTTATACGATATTACAGACTGATCCTTCTAGAGCATTTTATGGGAAGAAGCACATTAATAAAGCCATCGAAGCACAGGCTATTGAAACATTACTTATCTCTGACAAATTATTtag GTGTCAAGATGTTACTCTGAGAAAAGAGTATGTTGAGATAGTTGAAAACGTAAGAGATTCTGGTGGAGatgtgaaattattttcaagccTCCACGTATCAGGTGAAC AATTAGAACAACTTACGGGAATAGCAGCTATACTACGTTTTCCTATGCCGGAATTAGAAGATGAAAGTGATGGTGAAAGTGATTCAGATGAAGACAATTAA